One genomic region from Thunnus maccoyii chromosome 16, fThuMac1.1, whole genome shotgun sequence encodes:
- the srsf5a gene encoding serine and arginine rich splicing factor 5a, which produces MSGCRVFIGRLSPHARERDVEKFFKGYGRIREINLKNGFGFVEFDDHRDADDAVYELNGKELCSERVTIEHARSRRGRGGGGGGPGMGRFSSYRPSRSSGSRYGPPVRTDHRLIVENLSSRISWQDLKDLMRKAGEVTFVDAHRPNKNEGVVEFASRSDMKNAIAKLDGTELNGRKLKIFEDSRSHSKSRSRSRSYSRSKSRSRSRNRSRSRSRSISRTPEKKTSGGGKAAGRSPSRSKSRSKSRSKSRSRSRSRSRSHSPAPAQNKQSRSRSRSRSRSRSRSRSRSASADSKH; this is translated from the exons ATGAGTGGCTGTCGTGTCTTCATTGGCCGCTTGAGCCCACAcgccagagagagagatgtggagAAGTTTTTCAAGGGATACGGACGGATCCGGGAAATCAACTTGAAGAATGGTTTCGGCTTTGTG GAATTTGATGACCACAGAGATGCAGATGATGCTGTCTACGAGTTGAACGGCAAAGAATTGTGCAGTGAAAG ggTCACCATCGAGCATGCTCGCTCCAGAAGAGGAAGaggcggtggcggcggcggccCTGGAATGGGACGTTTCAGCAGCTATCGTCCATCTCGCAGCAGTGGATCAAG ATACGGCCCTCCTGTGCGGACTGACCACAGACTCATTGTGGAGAACCTCTCTTCACGGATTAGCTGGCAG GACCTGAAAGACCTCATGAGAAAAGCAGGTGAAGTTACCTTTGTGGACGCCCACAGACCCAACAAAAATGAAGG GGTGGTTGAGTTTGCATCTCGCAGTGATATGAAGAACGCCATCGCCAAGCTTGATGGGACAGAATTGAACGGACGCAAGCTGAAGATCTTTGAGGACAGCAGAAG TCACAGCAAGAGCCGCTCCCGCTCCCGCAGCTACTCCCGCTCCAAGAGTCGCTCCAGGAGCCGCAACCGCTCCAGGAGCCGCTCCAGGTCCATCAGCCGCACTCCAGAGAAGAAGACCTCGGGAGGGGGCAAGGCCGCAGGGAGATCCCCCTCCCGCTCCAAGTCCCGCTCCAAGTCACGCTCCAAGTCCCGCTCCAGGTCCCGCTCCAGGTCTCGCTCACACTCACCCGCTCCCGCTCAGAACAAACAGTCACGCTCTCGCTCCCGTTCTCGCTCCCGTTCCCGATCCCGTTCGCGTTCCCGCTCCGCCTCAGCAGACAGCAAACACTGA